The following is a genomic window from Nitrospira sp. SG-bin1.
CATCTTTTTGGAGTTTCTTCAATTCTTCATTCGCTTCCCGCCGGAACCCTCGAATCTGAACCTTTGTCTCTTCTCCGTGCTTTTTGCAGATTTTCGTCAATTCTTTTCGGCGCTCCTCCGTCAAAGGCGGAAGAGGGACTCGAATCACCTTTCCGTCGTTTGACGGCGTGACACCCAACCCTGAGTTGGATATGGCTTTCTCGATTTCTTTGATCAGTTTCGGCTCCCAGGGTTGAATGGTGATGAGTCGCGCCTCAGGAGTGGAGACATTGGCGACCTGTTTGAGCGGGGTGATGGTTCCATAATAGTCGACACGAATGCCGTCGAGCAGCGCGACGGAAGCCCGCCCTGTCCGAAGACCCGACAGATCTTTCCGCAGGTGTTCGAGCGCTTGTTCCATATGGGTGATGAATGCCTGTCGAATCGTGGCCGCGTTGGACATGAGGATACCTCGTGATGGAATCAGCGATCGCCGAGCGTGACGAGTGTTCCGATCGGCTCGCCTAATGCCACGT
Proteins encoded in this region:
- the frr gene encoding ribosome recycling factor (Rrf; Frr; ribosome-recycling factor; release factor 4; RF4; recycles ribosomes upon translation termination along with release factor RF-3 and elongation factor EF-G; A GTPase-dependent process results in release of 50S from 70S; inhibited by release factor RF-1; essential for viability; structurally similar to tRNAs), producing the protein MSNAATIRQAFITHMEQALEHLRKDLSGLRTGRASVALLDGIRVDYYGTITPLKQVANVSTPEARLITIQPWEPKLIKEIEKAISNSGLGVTPSNDGKVIRVPLPPLTEERRKELTKICKKHGEETKVQIRGFRREANEELKKLQKDATLTEDELRKGEQETQKLIEQYGQKIDDVIKKKEQEIMEV